Proteins encoded within one genomic window of Actinoplanes octamycinicus:
- a CDS encoding ABC transporter ATP-binding protein: MIELREVTRSYGDGPPALRDVDLTVTAGEAVAILGPSGSGKSTLLNLIAGLDRPSRGTVTVDGVRVDELGEAGSARYRRAKVGLVFQFFNLLDDLTVADNVTLPAQLSGMSRGAAQRRARELLGTLGVERHAGAYPGRLSGGERQRVAVARALINRPALLLADEPTGALDTASGEDVQRLLQELHREGQTILLVTHDLALAKSCATRTVELIDGRTAGDRSTAGDGRPR; the protein is encoded by the coding sequence ATGATTGAGCTGCGTGAAGTCACCCGAAGCTACGGCGACGGCCCGCCCGCCCTGCGGGACGTGGACCTGACCGTCACGGCCGGCGAGGCGGTCGCCATCCTCGGCCCGTCCGGCAGCGGCAAGTCGACCCTGCTGAACCTGATCGCCGGCCTGGACCGGCCCAGCCGCGGCACGGTCACCGTGGACGGTGTCCGGGTCGACGAGCTGGGCGAGGCCGGATCGGCCCGCTACCGGCGCGCCAAGGTCGGCCTGGTCTTCCAGTTCTTCAACCTGCTCGACGACCTGACCGTCGCGGACAACGTGACGCTGCCCGCCCAGCTGTCCGGGATGTCGCGCGGCGCGGCCCAGCGCCGGGCCCGGGAGCTGCTCGGCACGCTCGGCGTGGAGCGGCACGCCGGCGCCTACCCGGGACGGCTGTCCGGCGGGGAGCGGCAGCGGGTCGCGGTGGCCCGGGCCCTGATCAACCGGCCGGCGCTGCTGCTGGCCGACGAGCCGACCGGCGCGCTGGACACCGCCTCCGGCGAGGACGTCCAGCGGCTGCTGCAGGAGCTGCACCGGGAAGGCCAGACGATCCTGCTGGTCACCCACGACCTGGCGCTGGCGAAGTCGTGCGCGACCCGGACCGTCGAGCTGATCGACGGGCGTACCGCCGGAGACCGGAGTACCGCCGGAGACGGGCGGCCCCGATGA
- a CDS encoding sensor histidine kinase produces MDARRRIDGDNGRVIGRLLRRDGTLPRLTWRGQVLDVLIALSLMLAAVSAGDHPKVVLDQRPHPGVPDPGLFVPIQENDSAEVFFGLLLVVAPLVFRRRRPLTVLWIVLATMPWLVDNDSALRVSFYACVIAGYTAAVYSPYRILALASLPVAMLFYSGAEDGAPTVPPGFVPVLILGAIAIAADGLRRWRHRAAELERDQAEALRRAAEHERARIARELHDVVTHNVSVMVIQAGAARKVLDASPEQAREALLAIESGGRAAMTELRHVMGLLTMDDAGPGADLAPQPGLDRLDALIERVAGSGVPVTLTRSGQPRPMPAGVELTAYRVVQEALTNTVKHAAGASATVLVDYRPDQLRVRITDTGGTSRSAAGAGGGHGLIGLRERLAVYGGTLRTGPRLTGGYRVDAAIPLEGR; encoded by the coding sequence GTGGACGCCCGGCGGCGGATCGACGGCGATAATGGGCGGGTGATCGGCCGGTTGTTGCGTCGGGACGGCACGCTGCCACGGCTCACGTGGCGCGGGCAGGTGCTCGACGTGCTCATCGCGTTGTCGCTGATGCTGGCCGCGGTCTCGGCCGGCGACCACCCGAAGGTGGTCCTGGACCAGCGGCCGCATCCGGGCGTGCCCGACCCCGGGCTGTTCGTGCCGATCCAGGAGAACGACAGCGCCGAGGTGTTCTTCGGGCTGCTGCTCGTGGTGGCGCCGCTGGTGTTCCGCCGGCGCCGCCCGCTGACCGTGCTGTGGATCGTGCTGGCCACCATGCCGTGGCTGGTCGACAACGACTCGGCGCTGCGAGTGTCGTTCTACGCCTGCGTGATCGCCGGCTACACCGCGGCGGTCTACAGCCCCTACCGGATCCTGGCGCTGGCCAGCCTGCCGGTCGCGATGCTGTTCTACAGCGGCGCCGAGGACGGCGCGCCGACCGTCCCGCCCGGCTTCGTCCCGGTGCTGATCCTGGGCGCGATCGCGATCGCCGCCGACGGCCTGCGCCGGTGGCGGCACCGCGCCGCGGAGCTGGAGCGCGACCAGGCGGAGGCGCTGCGCCGGGCCGCCGAGCACGAGCGCGCCCGGATCGCCCGCGAGCTGCACGACGTGGTCACCCACAACGTGAGCGTGATGGTGATCCAGGCCGGCGCGGCCCGCAAGGTCCTCGACGCGTCGCCGGAGCAGGCTCGGGAGGCGCTGCTCGCGATCGAGAGCGGCGGGCGGGCCGCGATGACCGAGCTGCGGCACGTGATGGGCCTGCTCACCATGGACGACGCCGGGCCGGGCGCGGACCTGGCGCCGCAGCCCGGCCTGGACCGGTTGGACGCGCTGATCGAGCGGGTCGCCGGCAGCGGCGTGCCGGTCACCCTGACCCGGTCCGGGCAGCCGCGGCCGATGCCGGCCGGGGTGGAGCTGACGGCGTACCGGGTGGTGCAGGAGGCGCTGACCAACACGGTCAAGCACGCCGCCGGGGCCAGTGCCACGGTGCTCGTCGACTACCGGCCCGACCAGCTGCGGGTGCGGATCACCGACACCGGCGGGACGTCCCGGTCCGCGGCCGGCGCCGGTGGCGGGCACGGCCTGATCGGCCTGCGCGAGCGGCTCGCCGTCTACGGCGGCACGCTGCGCACCGGCCCGCGCCTGACCGGCGGCTACCGGGTCGACGCCGCGATCCCGCTGGAGGGCCGGTGA
- a CDS encoding response regulator yields MTLRVVVADDQALVRAGFRMILTADGIDVVAEATDGAEAIEAVRRTRPDVVLMDIRMPELDGLEATRRILTGADGEPRVIMLTTFDLDHYVYAALTAGASGFLLKDVTPEHLVAAVRMVRSGDALLAPAITRRLVERFAQRETGPPAGHRELGTLTARELEVLRLLAQGLSNAELAAHLHLSEATVKTHVARILAKLGLRDRVQAVVLAYRTGLVTPA; encoded by the coding sequence GTGACGCTGCGGGTGGTGGTCGCCGACGACCAGGCGCTGGTCCGGGCCGGGTTCCGGATGATCCTGACCGCGGACGGCATCGACGTGGTCGCCGAGGCCACCGACGGCGCCGAGGCGATCGAGGCGGTCCGCCGCACCCGGCCGGACGTGGTGCTGATGGACATCCGGATGCCCGAGCTGGACGGCCTGGAGGCCACCCGCCGCATCCTCACCGGCGCCGACGGCGAACCCCGCGTGATCATGCTGACCACCTTCGACCTGGACCATTACGTGTACGCGGCGCTGACCGCGGGCGCGAGCGGCTTCCTGCTCAAGGACGTCACCCCGGAACACCTGGTCGCCGCGGTCCGGATGGTCCGCTCCGGCGACGCGCTGCTGGCGCCGGCGATCACCCGCCGCCTGGTCGAGCGGTTCGCCCAGCGCGAGACCGGCCCGCCCGCCGGGCACCGGGAGCTGGGCACCCTGACCGCCCGCGAGCTGGAGGTGCTGCGGCTGCTCGCCCAGGGCCTGAGCAACGCCGAGCTGGCCGCGCACCTGCACCTGTCCGAGGCGACGGTGAAGACACACGTCGCCCGGATCCTGGCCAAGCTCGGCCTGCGGGACCGGGTGCAGGCCGTCGTCCTGGCCTACCGCACCGGCCTGGTCACCCCCGCCTGA
- a CDS encoding dihydrofolate reductase family protein, with product MGRFQYWMNVSVDLRIEQVPGDDGAGEWLRISEELHREFNARARELTLMVQGRVVYETMEKFWPAARDDTTLPEVLREYGEIWTAAPKVLVSRTRDSAGHHTRIIGGDDAIEQLAALRAETDGTIGVGGATLATQLLRAGLLDELLLFTHPTILGFGRPLFDDYDRPIDLDLIEQRRFEQGVTMHHYAIRPEPATS from the coding sequence ATGGGCCGCTTCCAGTACTGGATGAACGTCTCCGTCGACCTGCGCATCGAGCAGGTCCCGGGCGACGACGGCGCCGGCGAGTGGCTGCGGATCAGCGAGGAGCTGCACCGCGAGTTCAACGCGCGGGCACGGGAGCTCACGCTGATGGTGCAGGGCCGGGTCGTCTACGAGACGATGGAGAAGTTCTGGCCGGCCGCGCGCGACGACACCACGCTGCCCGAGGTGCTCCGGGAGTACGGCGAGATCTGGACCGCCGCCCCCAAGGTGCTGGTCTCCCGGACCCGCGACAGCGCCGGCCACCACACCCGGATCATCGGCGGCGACGACGCGATCGAGCAGCTCGCCGCCCTGCGCGCGGAGACCGACGGGACGATCGGCGTGGGCGGTGCGACGCTCGCCACCCAGCTGCTGCGCGCCGGGCTGCTCGACGAGCTGCTGCTCTTCACCCACCCGACGATCCTGGGCTTCGGCCGGCCGCTGTTCGACGACTACGACCGGCCGATAGACCTCGACCTGATCGAGCAGCGGCGCTTCGAGCAGGGCGTCACCATGCATCACTACGCGATCCGCCCGGAGCCGGCCACCAGCTGA
- a CDS encoding winged helix-turn-helix transcriptional regulator produces the protein MEPRSGCPINAAVELLGDRWSLLVLRDVIFGDRRYFRALLTGSIEGIASNILADRLKRLVDAGLLTRGAAARGQRARFSLTEAGIQTLPVIHALGNWGLDWTAGTPGLRVRQEFMRAAGPAFLEDLMDELRVRHLGATPKPAAGPTAFDRLNAAHAAGSGEAG, from the coding sequence GTGGAGCCACGGTCCGGGTGCCCGATCAACGCCGCCGTCGAGCTGCTCGGCGACCGCTGGTCCCTGCTCGTGCTGCGCGACGTGATCTTCGGCGACCGCCGGTACTTCCGGGCCCTGCTCACCGGGTCGATCGAGGGCATCGCGTCGAACATCCTGGCCGACCGTCTCAAGCGCCTGGTCGACGCCGGCCTGCTCACCCGCGGCGCCGCGGCCCGCGGCCAGCGCGCCCGTTTCAGCCTCACCGAGGCCGGCATCCAGACCCTGCCGGTCATCCACGCCCTGGGCAACTGGGGCCTCGACTGGACCGCCGGCACCCCCGGGCTGCGCGTCCGCCAGGAGTTCATGCGCGCCGCCGGTCCCGCCTTCCTCGAGGACCTGATGGACGAGCTACGCGTCCGCCACCTCGGCGCCACCCCGAAGCCGGCCGCGGGCCCGACCGCTTTCGACCGGCTGAACGCCGCCCACGCCGCCGGGTCAGGAGAGGCGGGATGA
- a CDS encoding MarR family winged helix-turn-helix transcriptional regulator yields MPSQQDVGLAVKRLQWVHHRESNRRLSAQAGLSLVQWDVLRHVHRNPDASLHALAELTFQTDQSMGELARRMIERGLLRRVEGPGRAVRHALTDEGTAAYEAGSGIVDTVLTETVGRLTPEEQTILFTLLEKARAGSSRLS; encoded by the coding sequence GTGCCTTCCCAGCAGGACGTAGGTCTGGCCGTCAAGCGGCTGCAGTGGGTCCATCACCGCGAGAGCAACCGGCGGCTGTCCGCGCAGGCTGGCCTCTCCCTGGTGCAGTGGGACGTGCTCCGGCACGTGCACCGCAACCCGGACGCGTCGCTGCACGCCCTGGCCGAGCTGACCTTCCAGACCGACCAGTCGATGGGCGAGCTGGCCCGCCGCATGATCGAGCGCGGCCTGCTCCGCCGCGTCGAGGGCCCCGGCCGAGCCGTCCGGCACGCGCTGACCGACGAGGGCACCGCCGCCTACGAGGCCGGCTCCGGCATCGTCGACACGGTCCTCACCGAGACCGTCGGCCGCCTCACCCCCGAGGAGCAGACCATCCTCTTCACCCTCCTGGAGAAGGCGCGCGCCGGCTCATCCCGCCTCTCCTGA
- a CDS encoding alpha/beta fold hydrolase codes for MTITIRPEDVPVRGAGAHTFLLLHGGAGPGSMAGFADLLAERTGSRVLLPTHPGFGGTPRPDAPATTRDLAAAYAELLDRLGLSGVTVVGNSFGGWLAAELALLGGPRVGRAVIVDGIGAEVPGHPMTSVAGLDPAGLRRLSFHDERKAPRPPAGGGPGPDIAALVGYAGPAMSDPTLLERLAAVTVPVHVIWGESDGIVGVEYGKAYAGAMPHATFTVLPETGHLPQLETPGELLDAIRSPVR; via the coding sequence ATGACGATCACCATTCGCCCCGAAGACGTTCCGGTCCGCGGCGCCGGCGCTCACACGTTCCTGCTCCTGCACGGCGGCGCCGGGCCCGGCTCGATGGCCGGGTTCGCCGATCTGCTCGCCGAGCGCACCGGATCCCGGGTGCTGCTGCCCACCCATCCGGGCTTCGGCGGCACCCCGCGGCCGGACGCCCCGGCCACCACCCGCGACCTCGCCGCGGCGTACGCCGAACTGCTCGACCGCCTCGGCCTGTCCGGGGTGACCGTGGTCGGCAACTCGTTCGGCGGCTGGCTGGCCGCCGAGCTCGCCCTGCTCGGCGGCCCCCGGGTCGGCCGCGCGGTGATCGTCGACGGGATCGGCGCCGAGGTGCCCGGCCACCCGATGACCAGCGTGGCCGGGCTGGACCCGGCCGGCCTGCGCAGGCTGTCCTTCCACGACGAGCGCAAGGCGCCGCGCCCGCCGGCCGGTGGCGGCCCCGGCCCGGACATCGCCGCCCTGGTCGGTTACGCCGGGCCGGCGATGTCCGACCCGACCCTGCTGGAGCGGCTCGCCGCGGTCACCGTGCCGGTGCACGTCATCTGGGGCGAGAGTGACGGCATCGTCGGGGTGGAGTACGGCAAGGCGTATGCCGGGGCGATGCCGCACGCCACCTTCACGGTGCTGCCGGAGACCGGGCACCTGCCCCAGCTGGAGACGCCGGGGGAGCTGCTCGACGCCATCCGGTCGCCGGTGCGCTGA
- a CDS encoding alpha/beta fold hydrolase, which yields MTSLAFDHATAGAGLPIVFIHAGVADRRMWDPQWHRLAGDHPLVRLDLRGFGESATPPDGPLSHPAEVIGTLAGLGIDRCHLVAASMGAGVAVEVALTAPDLVASLLLAPPGGSLLAELTDDLKAFFEAERTALAAGDLDAAVEANIAAWVVGPGRDPATVDREVQDAVRRMQRRAFDIQENWPAEPDEVELDPPALDRLAEVRARTLVLVGAHDLATTLDAADRLCAGLPDVRRVDWPDVAHLPSLEQPDRFHALLLDWLAG from the coding sequence GTGACATCTCTCGCCTTCGACCACGCCACCGCGGGCGCCGGTCTGCCGATCGTCTTCATCCACGCCGGGGTCGCCGACCGCCGGATGTGGGACCCGCAGTGGCACCGCCTGGCCGGCGACCACCCCCTGGTGCGGCTGGACCTGCGCGGCTTCGGCGAGTCGGCGACCCCGCCGGACGGCCCGCTGTCGCATCCCGCCGAGGTGATCGGCACGCTCGCCGGGCTCGGCATCGACCGCTGCCACCTGGTCGCCGCCTCGATGGGCGCGGGCGTCGCGGTCGAGGTCGCGCTGACCGCCCCGGACCTGGTCGCGTCGCTGCTGCTCGCCCCGCCCGGCGGCAGCCTGCTCGCCGAGCTGACCGACGATCTGAAGGCGTTCTTCGAGGCGGAGCGGACCGCGCTGGCCGCCGGCGACCTGGACGCCGCGGTCGAGGCCAACATCGCCGCCTGGGTGGTCGGCCCGGGCCGTGACCCGGCCACGGTCGACCGCGAGGTGCAGGACGCCGTGCGCCGCATGCAGCGCCGCGCCTTCGACATCCAGGAGAACTGGCCGGCCGAGCCGGACGAGGTCGAGCTGGACCCGCCGGCCCTGGACCGGCTGGCCGAGGTGCGCGCCCGCACGCTGGTCCTGGTCGGCGCGCACGACCTGGCCACCACGCTGGACGCCGCCGACCGGCTCTGCGCGGGCCTGCCCGACGTCCGCCGCGTCGACTGGCCGGACGTCGCCCACCTGCCGTCCCTGGAGCAGCCGGACCGCTTCCACGCCCTGCTGCTCGACTGGCTCGCCGGATAA
- a CDS encoding putative bifunctional diguanylate cyclase/phosphodiesterase, translating to MPADGDDVRRETVWLGWIVAGVLATAGYYAVPTDSLAANLFYNGIGLSSVLAILAGIRLHRPRNAAVWYWFAAGQFTWAVGDLVWEYYQYVLLQEPYPSAADIFYLASYPMLAIGLWLLIRGWGGGAARLADAAIAGVGVGLALWIFVLHPIASDSTASAVERAISTAYPAADVLILALLARLLVTRDATMSIRLLGAAGVLLLAADVAYSVVSLYADGDDHLISGGWLLSYVLWAAAALHPSITAEAAEEDGSVRVGRVQFAVLTVCALIAPALLFIPGVGADTVDRVAIGAGSVVLFLLSVTRVLGLTRTVQGQTVELQRIALHDDLTGLPNRRYFEQALGEITPGGGSLHVVFLGLSGLKNVNDELGRPVGDQVVAISAARISGAAPEATRVARIGGDEFALALPDAETADRVVRRLVSVLREPVHAGGHELLAGAAIGVAEAGGVVEALRRAEAAMHAAKQTGEPCRTWTAELDERAGEHARLGAELRAALDAGQFQVVYQPIVRMPEGRVTAVEALVRWQHPQRGMVSPAAFIPVAEQNGLIVELGAWILQTACRQMARWRAELGPTGPDRISVNVSARQLARAGFPATVAATLAATGLPAQCLTIEVTETAVFGGGQALTALHELRALGVRIALDDFGTGHSSLGLLQTVPVDVLKVDKSFVDNITEAGRHTVIARALIQVSEGLGLTAVAEGVETAEQAAALYDLGYRLLQGYYFGKPSADPDFQPRPAAAVPVA from the coding sequence GTGCCCGCCGATGGCGACGACGTGCGGCGGGAGACGGTGTGGCTCGGGTGGATCGTGGCTGGAGTGCTGGCCACGGCCGGCTACTACGCCGTGCCCACCGACAGCCTGGCCGCCAACCTGTTCTACAACGGGATCGGGCTGAGCTCGGTGCTGGCCATCCTGGCCGGCATCCGGCTGCACCGGCCGCGGAACGCGGCGGTCTGGTACTGGTTCGCCGCCGGCCAGTTCACCTGGGCGGTCGGTGACCTGGTGTGGGAGTACTACCAGTACGTCCTGCTCCAGGAGCCCTACCCGTCCGCCGCCGACATCTTCTACCTGGCCTCCTACCCGATGCTGGCGATCGGCCTGTGGCTGCTGATCCGCGGCTGGGGTGGCGGCGCGGCCCGGCTGGCCGACGCGGCGATCGCCGGCGTCGGCGTCGGCCTGGCCCTGTGGATCTTCGTGTTGCACCCGATCGCCAGCGACTCGACCGCCTCCGCGGTGGAACGGGCGATCAGCACCGCCTATCCGGCCGCTGACGTGCTGATCCTGGCGCTGCTGGCCCGCCTGCTGGTCACCCGGGACGCCACGATGAGCATCCGGCTGCTCGGGGCGGCCGGGGTGCTCCTGCTCGCCGCCGACGTGGCGTACTCGGTGGTCTCGCTCTATGCCGACGGCGACGACCACCTGATCTCCGGCGGCTGGCTGCTCTCCTACGTGCTGTGGGCCGCCGCGGCGCTGCACCCGTCGATCACCGCCGAGGCGGCCGAGGAGGACGGTTCGGTCCGGGTCGGCCGGGTGCAGTTCGCGGTGCTCACCGTCTGCGCGCTGATCGCGCCGGCGCTGCTGTTCATCCCCGGGGTCGGCGCCGACACCGTCGACCGGGTCGCGATCGGCGCCGGATCGGTGGTGCTGTTCCTGCTCTCGGTGACCCGGGTGCTCGGCCTGACCCGGACCGTGCAGGGGCAGACCGTCGAACTGCAGCGGATCGCCCTGCACGACGACCTCACCGGACTGCCCAACCGCCGGTACTTCGAGCAGGCGCTCGGCGAGATCACGCCGGGCGGCGGCTCGCTGCACGTCGTCTTCCTCGGCCTGAGCGGCCTCAAGAACGTCAACGACGAGCTCGGCCGACCGGTCGGCGACCAGGTCGTCGCGATCTCCGCGGCCCGGATCTCCGGCGCCGCGCCGGAAGCCACCCGGGTGGCCCGGATCGGCGGCGACGAGTTCGCCCTCGCCCTGCCGGACGCGGAGACCGCCGACCGGGTCGTCCGGCGGCTGGTGTCGGTGCTGCGCGAGCCGGTCCACGCCGGCGGCCACGAGCTGCTGGCCGGCGCCGCCATCGGGGTCGCCGAGGCCGGCGGTGTGGTGGAGGCGCTGCGCCGGGCCGAGGCCGCGATGCACGCCGCCAAACAGACCGGAGAGCCGTGCCGGACCTGGACGGCGGAGCTGGACGAGCGGGCCGGCGAGCACGCCCGGCTCGGCGCCGAACTGCGCGCCGCGCTCGACGCCGGCCAGTTCCAGGTCGTCTACCAGCCGATCGTCCGGATGCCGGAAGGCCGGGTCACCGCGGTCGAGGCGCTGGTCCGCTGGCAGCACCCGCAGCGCGGGATGGTCAGCCCGGCCGCGTTCATCCCGGTCGCCGAGCAGAACGGCCTGATCGTCGAGCTGGGCGCCTGGATCCTGCAGACCGCCTGCCGGCAGATGGCACGCTGGCGTGCCGAGCTGGGCCCGACCGGCCCGGACCGGATCAGCGTCAACGTATCGGCCCGGCAGCTGGCCCGCGCCGGCTTCCCGGCCACCGTCGCCGCGACGCTGGCCGCCACCGGGCTGCCCGCCCAGTGCCTGACCATCGAGGTCACCGAGACCGCGGTGTTCGGCGGCGGGCAGGCGCTCACCGCGCTGCACGAGTTGCGGGCGCTCGGCGTCCGGATCGCGCTGGACGACTTCGGCACCGGCCACTCGTCGCTGGGCCTGCTGCAGACCGTCCCGGTCGACGTGCTGAAGGTGGACAAGTCGTTCGTCGACAACATCACCGAGGCCGGCCGGCACACCGTGATCGCCCGGGCGCTGATCCAGGTCAGCGAGGGTCTCGGGCTGACCGCGGTGGCCGAAGGGGTGGAGACCGCGGAGCAGGCGGCGGCCCTGTACGACCTGGGCTACCGGCTGCTGCAGGGCTACTACTTCGGCAAGCCGTCGGCGGACCCGGATTTCCAGCCTCGCCCGGCGGCCGCCGTACCGGTGGCCTAA
- a CDS encoding NAD(P)-dependent alcohol dehydrogenase gives MRTVNAIAAPSATEPLVRTTIDRRDLGPRDVLIEIRYAGICHSDIHTVRGEWGQVPYPLTVGHEIVGRVAEVGAEVDRFEVGARVGVGCMVNSCRKCGNCQAGQEQYCENGNIGTYASTDLDGTVTQGGYSTHIVVDQDFVLRVPESLPYEKVAPLLCAGITTYSPLAHWKAGPGKKVAVVGMGGLGHMAVKIAAAMGAEVTVLSQTLGKKDDGLRFGAEHYYATKDPATFEALKNTFDLIINTVSAPIDMAAYLRLLRLDGTLVSVGAPPEPLPVPVFALFGNRRSFAGSSIGGIAETQEMLDFCAERGISPEVELITADAVNEAYERVLSSDVRYRFVIDIDSLRS, from the coding sequence ATGCGCACCGTCAACGCGATCGCCGCTCCGTCGGCGACCGAACCGCTCGTCCGTACCACCATCGACCGGCGTGACCTGGGGCCGCGCGATGTGCTCATCGAGATCCGCTACGCCGGGATCTGCCACTCCGACATCCACACCGTCCGCGGGGAGTGGGGCCAGGTGCCTTACCCGCTGACCGTCGGCCACGAGATCGTCGGCCGGGTCGCCGAGGTCGGGGCCGAGGTCGATCGTTTCGAAGTGGGCGCCCGGGTCGGCGTCGGCTGCATGGTCAACTCCTGCCGCAAGTGCGGCAACTGCCAGGCCGGGCAGGAGCAGTACTGCGAGAACGGCAACATCGGCACCTACGCGAGCACCGACCTGGACGGCACGGTCACCCAGGGTGGCTACTCCACGCACATCGTGGTCGACCAGGACTTCGTGCTGCGGGTGCCGGAGAGTCTTCCGTACGAGAAGGTGGCGCCCCTGCTCTGCGCCGGGATCACCACCTACTCGCCGCTGGCGCACTGGAAGGCCGGCCCCGGCAAGAAGGTCGCCGTCGTCGGGATGGGCGGCCTCGGCCACATGGCCGTCAAGATCGCCGCCGCGATGGGCGCCGAGGTCACCGTGCTTTCCCAGACGCTCGGCAAGAAGGACGACGGGCTCCGCTTCGGCGCCGAGCACTACTACGCCACCAAGGACCCGGCGACCTTCGAAGCCCTGAAGAACACCTTCGACCTGATCATCAACACGGTCAGCGCGCCGATCGACATGGCCGCCTACCTGCGCCTGCTCCGCCTCGACGGCACGCTGGTCAGCGTCGGCGCGCCCCCGGAGCCGCTGCCGGTCCCGGTCTTCGCGCTGTTCGGCAACCGCCGCTCGTTCGCCGGCTCGAGCATCGGCGGCATCGCCGAGACCCAGGAGATGCTGGACTTCTGCGCCGAGCGGGGGATCAGCCCGGAGGTCGAGCTGATCACCGCCGACGCGGTCAACGAGGCCTACGAGCGCGTGCTGTCCTCGGACGTCCGCTACCGCTTCGTGATCGACATCGACTCCCTGCGCTCCTGA
- a CDS encoding TetR/AcrR family transcriptional regulator, protein MTNTRAAIVEAVTRLLRETGAAGVTTRAVSAAAGVQAPTIYRLFGDKDGLLDAVAEQVMATYVAEKSVQDESDDPVADLRDGWQVHVDFGLANPDLFALLVTPGRSSDSRAVEAGAQVLRRRVQRLAEAGLLRVDQQRAVDMIHAAGTGAVLALLASPPERRDLGLADHLFDAVTAAILTDAPAVPSAGPLAVTVAFSTTVPELPALTAAERTLLAEWLERSITELGDR, encoded by the coding sequence GTGACCAACACCAGGGCAGCGATCGTCGAGGCCGTGACCCGGCTGCTGCGCGAGACCGGGGCCGCCGGGGTGACCACCCGAGCGGTCTCCGCGGCGGCCGGCGTGCAGGCGCCGACGATCTATCGACTCTTCGGCGACAAGGACGGCCTGCTCGATGCGGTCGCCGAGCAGGTGATGGCCACCTACGTGGCGGAGAAGAGCGTGCAGGACGAGTCCGACGATCCGGTGGCCGACCTGCGCGACGGATGGCAGGTGCACGTGGATTTCGGGCTGGCCAACCCGGACCTGTTCGCCCTGCTGGTCACGCCGGGCCGCAGCTCGGACTCGCGGGCGGTGGAGGCCGGGGCGCAGGTGCTGCGGCGCCGGGTGCAGCGGCTCGCCGAGGCCGGGTTGCTGCGTGTCGATCAGCAGCGGGCGGTCGACATGATCCACGCGGCCGGCACGGGCGCGGTGCTGGCGCTGCTCGCGAGCCCGCCCGAGCGCCGGGACCTGGGGCTGGCCGACCACCTGTTCGACGCGGTGACGGCGGCGATCCTGACCGACGCGCCGGCTGTTCCCTCGGCCGGCCCGCTCGCGGTCACCGTGGCTTTCTCGACGACGGTGCCAGAGCTGCCCGCGCTCACCGCGGCCGAGCGGACGCTGCTCGCCGAGTGGCTGGAGCGGTCGATCACCGAGTTGGGAGACCGCTGA
- a CDS encoding NmrA family NAD(P)-binding protein, producing MIVVTGATGRLGSQVVERLLSRIPADQVGVSVRDVARAAALAGRGVRVRQGDFTEPQSLKHAFEGATSALIISAGIRGHEAAVSANRAAADAACAAGVERILYTSHQACSPSSLFAPMSVHAATEEHLAGLGTPFVSLRNGFYASTLGFYLPEALATGRFTVPDDGPVSWTAHADLAEAAAVALTRPEAFDGVTPPLVADRTWTFEQVAAELSAMLGREITRVVATDEQWRDAAVERGMPPQAADFTLGFFRAARRGEFDVVDPALPTVLDRPTTPLRTTLEAVGGLD from the coding sequence ATGATCGTTGTCACCGGTGCCACCGGGCGCCTTGGCTCCCAAGTCGTCGAGCGGTTGCTGAGTCGCATCCCGGCGGATCAGGTCGGGGTCAGCGTGCGCGATGTCGCCCGAGCTGCGGCCCTCGCCGGCCGTGGCGTGCGGGTCCGGCAGGGCGACTTCACCGAGCCACAGAGCTTGAAGCACGCCTTCGAGGGCGCCACCTCGGCGCTGATCATCTCCGCGGGGATCCGCGGGCACGAGGCCGCCGTCTCGGCGAACCGGGCAGCCGCCGACGCCGCCTGCGCCGCCGGCGTCGAGCGGATCCTCTACACCAGCCATCAGGCCTGCTCGCCCAGTTCGCTGTTCGCCCCGATGTCGGTGCACGCGGCCACCGAGGAGCACCTGGCTGGCCTCGGCACCCCGTTCGTCAGCCTGCGCAACGGTTTCTATGCCAGCACCCTCGGGTTCTATCTGCCCGAGGCCCTGGCGACCGGCCGCTTCACCGTGCCCGATGACGGCCCGGTCTCCTGGACCGCGCATGCCGACCTGGCCGAGGCGGCCGCTGTCGCGCTGACCCGTCCCGAGGCGTTCGACGGGGTCACGCCGCCCTTGGTGGCCGACCGGACGTGGACGTTCGAGCAGGTGGCCGCCGAGTTGTCCGCGATGCTCGGCCGTGAGATCACCCGGGTCGTGGCCACCGACGAGCAGTGGCGGGACGCGGCCGTCGAGCGCGGCATGCCACCCCAGGCGGCCGACTTCACGCTGGGCTTCTTCCGCGCCGCCCGCCGCGGCGAGTTCGACGTGGTCGATCCGGCCCTCCCAACGGTCCTCGACCGCCCGACGACTCCGCTCCGGACCACCCTGGAGGCGGTCGGCGGTCTTGACTGA